In Sulfitobacter guttiformis, the genomic stretch TGCGCGAAGAAATTGACGCCATGCGCACTCTTGGACTTGATCCAGTAACTATTCTGGTTGTGCCGCGTGTGCTGGCACTTGTGTTGATGCTCCCTGCGCTGGGCTTCATTGCGAATATCTCAGGACTGGTTGGTGGGGCGTTGATGTCTTGGATCGAACTAGGCGTATCGCCCGCAGTGTTTCAGGCGCGGCTAGTGAGCAACACTGACGTCTGGCATTTTGGTGTCGGCATGATCAAGGCGCCGTTCTTTGCGCTGATTATTGGGATCATTGGGTGCTATCAGGGTATGAAAGTTGGCGGCAACGCAGAATCGCTCGGCCGATTGACCTCTGCGTCTGTGGTGCTGTCGATCTTTATGGTCATTGTCATGGACGCTATGTTTTCAATCTTTTTTGCTGTGGTGGGCGTGTGATGGATAAGGCTGATGAGACGATTATTCGTGTGCGCGGCCTCGTCACCCGCTTTGGCACGCATACTGTTCACAACGGTCTCGACCTTGATGTAAGGCGCGGTGAGATCATTGGCGTCGTAGGTGGCTCTGGCACTGGTAAATCTGTTTTGCTGCGTGCAATTGTGGGCCTGTTAGAGCCTAACGAAGGCCAGATCGAAGTTTTTGGAGAGACGGTGCGCACAAATTCCGATGCGCAATACCGTGCGTTGCGCCGTCGCTGGGGGGTGATGTTTCAGGATGGCGCGCTGTTCTCGTCGCTTACGGTGCGTCAGAATGTCGAGGCACCGATGCGCGAGCAACTGACCCTGCCTGATGATCTTCGCGAGACTTTGGCAGGGATCAAGGTCCGCATGGTTGGCTTGCCTGAAAACGCCATGTCAAAATATCCGTCTGAACTGTCGGGCGGAATGCGGAAACGCGCAGGTTTTGCACGCGCTATTGCGATGGACCCCGAGATTGTTTTTCTGGATGAGCCTACCGCGGGCCTTGATCCGATCGGAGCGGCGGCATTCGACATCCTGATAAAGCAGTTGCAGGCATCACTGGGCCTCACCGTTTTTCTCGTAACGCATGACCTCGACAGCCTGCACGCCATTTGCGACCGGATTGCAGTACTTGCGGATCAAAAGGTGCTGGCCGTTGGTACGATGGAGGAGATGCTTCAAGTGGATCATCCTTGGGTGCATGAATATTTCAACGGTCCCCGCGCCCGCGCTGCGTTATCTACTGCACAAAAGGAAGGAGCGCCCTGATGGAAACCCGCGCGAATTACATCCTGATCGGAGTGTTTACCCTCGCTGCCATTCTGGGCACGCTGGGCTTTTTCATTTGGCTCGCCAGCGTTCAGGTAAACAAGCAATATCAAACCTACGGCATTTTGTTTGACGATGTGTCCGGCCTCGATGCGTCGGGGGATGTCCTGTTCAATGGAATCTCAGTGGGCAAGGTCATTGACTTGCGCATCTCGGAACAGGATCCGTCAAAAGTGTTTACGCAAATCGAGATCGAGGCAGATGTGCCTATCCGTTCTGATACAGTTGCCCAACTCCAGTCGCAGGGAGTAACCGGTGTGTCCTATATATCGCTGTCGGGTGGTACGCCAACCGCAGCGCCTCTGGTGGCGAATGCACAAGGATTGTTAACTATTCCATCGCGGCGCTCGACTGTTCAGACGCTGGTCGAAGATGCTCCTGATCTCCTGATTGAGGCGACGAAGCTTTTGCAACAGTTTCAAGCTTTGACAGGACCAGAAAACCAAGCGCACGTCGCAAACATCTTGCGCAACATTGATACTTCCTCGGGCAAACTCGACCAGGCGCTTGGTGATTTCTCGGACATCACCGGCACTGTGCGTGAAGCAACCGCCCAGATCACAGTTTTCACACAGCGGTTGGACAGGATCGGCGCATCTGTTGTCACTACATTGGATCAAGCTGATACTGCGCTGGCTGCTGCGAGAAAAACATTCGAGAACGCAGATACACTTTTGATCGGATCTGCAGGCGCAGTCAGCAGTGCCGAAGAGGCATTTGATCAGACACGGACCCTTTTGACTGTCCAAGTAACTGATATACTTGATAAAATATCTCAAGCGGCAACGCGGACGAATTCAGCCATCGTGGATCTACAGACACGCTCGGGTGCGACCCTTGACGGATTTTCGCAAACCGCAGATCTATTGAACGCCAGATTGTCAGAGCTTGAGATATCTCTGCAAGAAGCCAATACAGCCTTTCTGGCGGTTACAGAGGCTTCGGAAAGTTTTGACACTCTTGTCGAGGGTGATGGGGCTCTTCTGATTTCAGAGGCCCGTGTGGTTATCGAGGACGCCAAAGCTGCGATTGCCACGATCAATACTGCTATCGAAAATGATGTGCCTGCGATCATGGCCGATATTCGTACGGGGGTTACAACTGCGAACAAGGCAGTTGATGATGTAGCTACCAATCTGGTCGGGTTGACCGAGCGGTTCGAGCCGATTGCCGAAAAAACGCAACAGGCCATCACATCTGCAAACGGATTTTTCATAAAAGCGCAAACCAGCCTCACAGCGCTGGACACAACGCTTGGTATCGCAGACAGCGCGCTCGGCTCTGCACAGACGAGCTTTGATGCGGCCACTGTGGTTCTGGATACCGACCTTGGGCCGATGATGACCGATTTGCGTGTGGCATCTGCTGATATCAGCAAGGCCGTTACCGACGTAACCGCTGATATTCCGCAGATCACATCGGATTTGCGTGCCCTTATTGCACGCAGCGATACCGTCGCGCGCCAGATACAGGCGGCCGTTAGCAAAAGCACCCCCGGCATTGACGCATTCGCCAACAGAGGACTGCCAGAAATCACACAGCTTACTACAGAGGCCCGCGCGCTTATTAAAACGCTCGGCGATGTGGCGCGACGGATCGAGCGTGATCCCGCCCGCTTTTTGCTGGATGGGCGCGTGCCTGACTATAGGAGATAGATAAAAATGACGAACACACTTATGCGCCGCACGGTTTTGGTTGGTATGATGGCAGGGCTTGGAGGGTGCGCCACCCTGACATCATTGAATGATGCGGCAAAACCTTTGGACACATATGATTTGCGTCCTGCTTCGGGATCAAAACAAGGCAGGAGTACCCAACGTACGCTTCTTGTGGCAGTTCCGCAGGCGTCCGCTGCGCTTACGAGTGACCGGATAATGATTAAACCAGACCCCGCATCGATCACTTATCTGCCGGATGTCCGCTGGAGTGACGAGTTGCCTGCTGTGGTTCAGTTGCTGATCATCCGTTCCGTGGCTGATACAGGCCGTGTCGGCTACGTGGGGCGCAGCGGTGCTGGTCCTGTACCCGATACGGCATTGCTGGTCCGGATCGATACATTCGAGGTGATCGCGCGCGGTGAGGATATTTTCGAAGTTGCCGTTGATCTGGATTTGACCTTAATCAATGATCGCGAGCAAAGTGTCGTGGCAACACGGCGCTTTTCGGGGTCGAAGCAAAGCGCATCAGATCAGCCCGCTGTGATTGTTGCACAGTTCCAGTCACTGTTGAATGAACTTCTGCCTGAAATGTCCGATTGGGCCATTCAAAGGCTCTGAACCGTGTAGATATTTCAGGCTTCGCTCATCGTTTGAGAAGCTTGCAGTGATTAAGATTTAAATGACGGGTGGACCATCTTTGTTGGTCGTCACGGTTTTTAATAAATTCTGTTCCGCCCACCTGTGGGCTAGAATTACCCATTGTATTTGCTCGAACCTAAGCAGCTGAGGAGCCTCCGATCAGCTAGACGTCGCACCCGGTAGCTTTAAAAGGAGACCGTATACGGTACGGTTTAACCTTGCCGTCGCCAGAAATGATTTTTCAGCAAACTATAGTGTTACGCGATATCCGAGGTCTTGCGTTGGCACACCGAGGCGTCGAAAGAGAGGCCACGATCTTGGGCATCCCCCTTTTTGAAATCGCCCGCTCCAGCAATTTGTAAATCGTAGGTCCGGAGATCGACGTTAAATCATCCAGGGCCAAGAGGATCGCCTCAAAATTACGCTGGGTTGAAGTTTGACGGGGCAAGAATACCCAAGATCGATGCCGCCCGTCAGATCAGCGTGCCTGGACAAACCTATTGCTAGTAGAAAAATAATTCGGACGTAATCCACTGCCCGGCAGGGTTAAGCGCGTCATGATTTCGAGAGGGCACACAACAACTGAACAGCCCGTAGCGGCTACACAAAGAAGACGAGCGGCTGCGGCGTGTGGTTTTCAACTGACGTTGAACAAGGTGATCATCACATAAAATGCATAGGGAAAAATCTTAGTATCTCACTTTAACGGGTCTGCATTCACGACTTGCGTAGGGAGTTCAAGGTTTCGGAGCGACGGGTTTGCTATGTTCTGGATTAGCACCGATCCACTCAACGGCGATAAATCCGCGAGAGAGTTGACGAAGAGCGCTCGGAAGATCTGACGACCGCAAGATTGCGGCTTTGGTGTGGGCGCAGGTCGGCATATCAACGACAAGCGGGTTTAACATCCATGGCGACGTGAGGGTCCTAAATTGCCGATCATACCGCCAAAATGGGGCGGCTCTGGCTGAACCTCTCTTGTCTTATGAATTGAGCAGTTCCTGTGCGCCGTTAGGCCAGCGGCCCGCCGCGACATTTGTGTCGGGCACAGGCGTAGATCGGACAGGTACCTTCTTGGACAAAGCGGGCTGTGTTTGAGTACGGTCGCCTCAGCGATTTTGCATTCACAACATAAATTTCATTAGTTGTATCAATCACACTAGCAGATTGGCCCGTGAAAACAGATTGCGAAACCTGAATTTGTGAATCCAGACGATGCATATGATAAGATAGAAAAGAGGACGACAACGGCCGGATACAGCTTTAGCCGCCGTTCGCTTTTGGTAACCTCGGGTGCTATCGTCGGCATGGCTGACGCTAGACTTTTTGTTCCAGCCCAAGCCCAAAGTTTTGCTCCCACGCCTTTAATGGAGGGTAGATCTAACAATTATCGCGCCTGTGATCCGATCGTTGACTGGATAAGCGGCGGAGAGTTCTGGATTTCTGACAGTGTCGGGCGGGCAGAAGATGGCGCTACCCTTGCAGGGCAGGAACGTGATCCGCAAAGTCATGATGACACGCTCATTGATGAGAGTGGCATGTTTCGTATGGACATGCCGCAGATTGTACCTGCGTTTGGGCCGGCGCATGCACACCTTGCGTATGACAATGCGTCATTTGGAACAATATTTTTGACGTCGGTAATGCGAGATTTCCGCGCAAAAAGCTTGAACGCTGATTTCACTCTTCATCCCGCTTAATCCCCAATGGGGTCACTTGTTGAAACGCGCTGGCGCTAAATCGCGCTTTTGCTACTTCAACCGCCTCTTATTGGGGGTACTTGCCTCGTTTAGCTGCTCGCCGCACTCGGTACTTGCATCGCTGGATCAGCGTTGCACTCGTGCTGGCGGTTGCTGTTCATGTTATTTGTCTCTGGATCACCAGCTCACCTGATGTCATCGACGCTTTGCTTTTTTATGTCACCCGCGTTTTTTTCGATCTGGGGTGTTATCGTGATGTGGGCGGTATTTGCCTCTGCCCTTTCGGCGCTGCTGCGACGGCGAAACCGGTTTCGTAACTGGTGCAGGATTCACGCTTCTCTCGCTCTCACAATTGTTGGGACCAGCGTGGTTCACGCCGCGCCAGTCGATGAGACCATGGAGACAATCTCAAAGGGTATGCTGTGTGCGGTGTCTACCCTGACTACAGTTAAGCTAATAACAGACTTGAAACGAAGATCCGGGCGCGATGCACAAACGCAGTTTCGATTGTTGCTGTAAGGCTCGACATTTTATAACTCGCGCCGCAAGCCCAGTTAATGTGTCTAAAAATACAGCTGGTTGGTTGAGCTCTAGTGTTTCTGGCGGCTGAGCGCGCCTGCGACCGTGACTGTAAAAACAATGCGAAAGAGATGGTGTGCTGTGACTAGAACCGGGCTCACTCCAAGGCTCAGTGCGACAAGGCTCATCTCGGTCACGCCACCGGGTGCAAAGCTGATCAGCAGAACGCCAAATGGCATTGCAACCCAGCGCGCCAGCACCGCTGCGAATACCGCCGAAAGACCGAGCGTGATCGCAACAGAAATCATGCCCAAGCCCATCGCTGCCGCCAATCTGCGCATAGTGGAGCGTGCGAACATCGTACCGAGTCCTGCGCCAACGATCAGCTGTGCAATATTGAGTAATTCTGCAGGTCCGTGCAGGTCAATCGCGCCGGTTCCTTGCAGTGCTGCGGTTAAAAGCAATGGACCAACCAAATGCGCGGCGGGCAATCGAAGCTGCTGGCCCAAAAAAATCCCGATAGGGACTAATATGGCGATTATCGCCCAATCTTTCCAATCTGACCGAACGGTTTGCATGATCTGCCCGTCTGCACTCCCTACTGATTGACCCGTAAAAATTAAAAATAGCGCAGGCACCGCAATGATGACCAGTATCACCCGCACAAAATGCTGTACGCTTAGCATTTCAACATCGCCGCCCGCCTTCTCGCCAAGGGATACGGCTTCGATCAGCCCGCCGGGCATGGCGGAATAGAGCGCTGTCACCTTGTCGTAGCGGCCGATATGCCGGAAGACGGCATAGTTAATAGCTTGGGCCAGTGCGATAAATACAACCATCGCAGTGAGCGTGATCAAAAGGCTCGGAGCTTCTGCCAGCACATCGGAAGTGAAGGTCGAGCCGATTTTGATACCGATAACCGCAATGAATGCTTTGCGAAGCAGAAGTGGAAACCACAGGCGGTTTTGCGTGCGCGCATAATATGTAAGAGAGACCGCCGCGCTGGTGAACAGGCTCCCTATCAGGAAGGGAATAGGGACACCTAGTGCCTGTGCGATCAACGCTCCAAACAGCCCTAACGTAAGTATGAGGGAAAGCTGGAGAGATCTTAAAAAGTAGGTTCTCATGCTGTAAAAGTTTCTGGATCTGAAAAGGGCAGCGGTGTGATGGTAGTCGTGTGTCGTATTTTTAGATCCATCTGATCGACAACTCTCGGACATTTATGCTGCATCTTGCTAGTCGGAAGGGGACAAACCGGATGGGTTGCTCACGTGTTGAACTATCTTTTAGGTCGCACATACTCGGGTCCAACGTGCGAGAAAGTATAGCCACGCAATGTTCGCCGAGTAGTTTAAAGCTCGGTACCTTTGGCATAGGGTTTTCGCTGCCTAACTACGTCCATTTGCACTATGTGACTATCGTCTGATTACCGCCAGTAAACACACGGCGCAAATGATGTCTTCAACAATATCTATCGTAGTCTTGCTTATTTTAACCGTGCTGACATGTACGTTGGAGCCTCCCACTATTGCCGCTGCGGGGAGGCGCGGTAATGCTTTGCGCGCTTATCTCGCTGACACATCAACCAATACATATTGATTTATGTCCGTTTCAGATGAAGTGGCCAATATCGGCGCTTTGTTGGAAACAGCAAAAGAAATAACATTATTTTAGCGCGAATTGAGAAGATCGTCCTTGATCCAATCAAGTGCCGGACATTTGTAGAAACGCTTCGCGTTCCGGCATGTTAAATCTGTCCATATTGCTAAGCTACTGAGGGAGCAGGGTGCACCTTCGTGCGGCACCGGACCCGGCAAGGGGTTTTCACTTGCGTCTCATATAAAAAGTAATTTTCCTAGACGAGCGGAGCGGCAATGCATCGCACAAAGCCTCCTTTTGGGCAGTGGATGTGTGCAATCTGGCCTATTGTTTCACTGAGCAAGGGCATCTCTGCCAGAACGCATCTCTGAGATGCCAGGCATCAGGTACAAAGTGGCATGGCACCTTGGTCAGCGTATTCGCACCATGATACAAGATCGCGATATTGTTCTTTCAGGTGTGGGCGAGATGGATGAAGTGTACGTAGAAGCAGCACCTTTTCAGAAGCATGGTGGAGGCCCCACCAGTATAAAAACAGGTAGAGGTCCGCACAGGCCTCTGGGTCTGGCCATGGTTGAGCGTGGTGGCAGCACGATCTTGAGCCGCATCAGAAGTCACTCAACCGAAGCAGTCAAATCTGCATCCTCCGGATACATCAAAGATTATGCCGTCATCTCTGCGTATTCATTAGCAGCCCACCGCAAAGTGGCGGATGGCGATCACCATCTGACAGTGAGGGGTTCTGTCAAAAGATTGACGCCCAAGATCTGATAGGTCTCGGCTTAGACGCACACACTAATACTGCAGAGGGTATCCACAGCGAGATCCGGCGCGCAGTCATCAGGGTTTGGCACCGGATTAGTCAGAAGCATCTGGATCGCTATCTTGATGAGATATCATAGCGCCACAACCGGCGAAAATGCAGTCATCAAGAGGCGATATCATCCGTCTTCTCCTGCTCCGGAATTTCGGCTTCTTATGCCGAAATAATTCGTCCACATAGCTGCCTTTACTTCTGATTTTCGCTTTATTGACAATATCACTAGTATGAAACGGTGCGATCATCTGCCTTTTCCGAACGCCAACGCTGGCAAGATCTCTGTGTTGCACGAAGTGCGTTCTGCGCAGCCGCACCGGATATAGCGGCAGATCAATGGGAGTTTTTCATTCAGATAGGTCGTTTCAAAAAGATGTTTTCTGCTGAAGCAGAGAAACGCTTCGTGCGCCTTTCCCCGAGTAAAGGCGATGATTGACCCCGAGCGGAGCAGATGCTCCGCTATCAGATCGTCGGCCAGCTTGAGAGCTTCATCGAGAACCGAGCGAATGACTTTCGGGAAATAGTGGTCGCATCCCACGTCGATGGCATCACACCCCACCAGTTGCTGACCAGCAACAAGGTGCATGTCTGGTTCTGGGCTGAACCGGTATTCTTCGGTAAGATAAAGAAATGCCCGACGTTGAAATCCTTGTCGACATTCGTCGTTTGCGTGGTCCTCTATGGGCGCTGTTCTGCCCCGTGATCGGCAGCCAAGATTCAATCGCCTGAACCCTTGCATTGATCAAAGGTGGTCATCCATCAGTGAGCCAAAAGGGACATGCTAGCGGACTTGCAGGTCGGCATCCACGGCATGCGGTTCGCGTTGGAAAGAACAGTAAACCAAAGCTAAATCAGGTCACTATCCAAGTGCCCTTAAAGTCATACGACAATTTCGAACATCGCAGCGGCACGTTCGTCAAGACTGTCCAGATCATCTAGCACGGAGCGGATCGCGGCAGAGGTGGTGAAATCGTCACTGACATGCAAAAGCCGTTTGGCGACACCCGAATGGCCTATCAGTCTTTGGGTGAAAAACTGTCACTGAATTTTGGCCTGATCTGGCCAGAAAGGTGGCTCGCGACAAACTTAACGATCTAAAAGAGCATTTCGACATCACCTTTGACGAGGTGCGCTCGGTCTATTCTTCAAAGACATGCTCGGACTGTGGCTTCTTTGCAAAGGCGATTCATAGCTCTCAGTCGAAATTCTCCTGCCGCTCTTGCGGACACGAGATCAATGCTGACGTGAATGTAGCGCGCAATCTGAAAAGCGGATTTTCCGCTTTGGATCGGTCTGCGTGTATCACAAAAGCAGAAAGCCTCCGCTTGACTGTTCAACGTCGCTTGGAGCGTGTCACTACCGGGGATCCGGTAATTTTCGCCAAGGTGCTTGGCAGTTCCTACTATCGGACCGCCGCCGCAGCTTTGGATGTGCTTATGGCACGGAATTCTCAGCCACCACATTTAGTGGCGGATGTGTCAGCTGGATGAACACCATGCTTCGAGCGGTGATCTTCGAAGGGAGCAGCATTAAGGATTCTCCGTATCGTATTTGATTTGCTAAATTAGAAGTACTAATGATGATACGTTCACATGGCATGGTAGTTAACTCTGTCGCATGGATGTCAGGCCCATTCCTCTACCATAGGAATGGGCGCGCCCCATTTTCCGACCATCTTACTCTAAGCATAGCGCGCTAATCTTAAACTGAATTATTTTGCGCCAAAAACACTTATTATGGAGGCCAGCTCTGAACACACTTTTTTCTGTGATTGCTCTTTACCAACCTGATCAATGAGCGAATTTGTCACCAAGACCTTTCCATAGGCTTTTCGAACTTGAGAAATACGGCGCTCTTTAACGGCCAATATTTTTGCCAACTGAAGATTCAATTCACGCTTTTTCCGTCCAACCCATGCCTGCCACGCAATATCGGCACCGATCGCTCTGAGCGGTTCATCGTGTATTGCCCGACTTTCTGCCAAGTTCTCGTCCAGTTGACGCAAGGAACTACGCAATCTGTTCTCTTGTAGTATCAATCTGCCAAAGCTCTCCTGCTGCTGGCGGTATTTTACGTCCACTAGTTTTTGCATCATAGCAAGATCGCTCAGTATGCTCATCGCTTTCCTTTCGCGCGGCGGCGCATTTCTTCGGCAAAACGGATTGCTGCGGCAACGGGAGCATAATCGTCATGACGAATTTGCGAACCCAGTTCGACAGCAGCATGCAAGGCGCGTGCGGTAGGGGGATCCGAATGAATCGGGACGCCGGCTTGCGCTCCGATCCGGCGGATGGTGGCCGCAATTTCATCGACACCTTTAGCTACACAAATTGGTGCTTCTCCTGGAAGGCGGCTCCATTTGAGGGCGACAGCGTAATGTGTCGGGTTAACGATAATCACATCGGCAGAGGGCACGTCCTTCATCATCTGGTTTTGCGATGCTGCGAGTGCGCGCTGCCGGCGTTCTTGTTTTAGGTGGGGGTCACCCTCGCTGTTTTTCGCCTCATCGGTAAGCTCCTTGCGCGACATCCGGTTTTTGCGCATGTGGGAAGCATGCTGCCAAAGTGCGTCCACCCCACCAATTACGCCCGAGACGACGGCAACAACCATTAAGAATTCTGTGCAAATCTTAAATAATAGCGTGATAGCTGTTTGTGGGTTTGTTTGTAGAACCCCAATCATTTCAGATAACCAGACCCTAATGAAGACCCCCAGACAGATAGAAAAAATCGTCAATTTTACAAAGCTTTTCAAAAATTCGAAAATTCCGTCCCGCCCGAATTTATTCTTGGCGTTTGAGATGATGGATATGCGGCTAAGCTTTGGCTCAAGTTTGCTAGGGGCGAAAACCCATGCCTGCTGTGCGAACAGTGCGAGAATCACGCCAATAGTAGGCAACGCAAATATCGGCGCCATCCCCCAAGCGATTGATTGCATGATTGCTGCTGCCGGCACAGGTTCACCTCTTTTGAAAAAAAGCGGTGCCAGATTTGAGGATTGATCAAGCAGCGTCATGAGGGCGGTGCCTACTTGTGACAATCCACTGGTGCCGGCGGCTAAAAGTGCAATTAGTAATCCAAGATATGAAACCGCCGTGAGCAGATCGGTCGATTTTGCTACGTCTCCTTTCTTACGTGCCTCCGAAAGCTTTTGCGGCGTCGCATCATAAGACTTGTCTGCGTCATCTTCGTCACTCACGGAATTGGTGCCAACGGGTTCGAGATGAAGGTGTTGAGCGCATTCAACCACGTTTCGATAAGCAGCGGAGCCGCTAAGCACAGCAGCATCAAACCACCCGCGGTTATGACAGGCGCACCCACGAATGCGACCATCAACTGCGGCATAGCTTTATTAATGACTCCTAGTGCGAGATTATAAAGGACTGAAAGAATGACAAAGGGGGCAGCCAGCGTAAAGGCGAGGGAAAATGCGCGGCGTATTTGACCTACCCCCCACTCCGCTACGTCTGCCCCAGAGGGAAGACGGCCCATGGGGAGTATCTCATAAGAAAATATAATGAGTTCTGCTACGCGTACGTGGAGCCCAGTCATCACTGCCAACGCGAGCCCGCCCATTACCAGAATGTGGCCCATTGCCGGAACAGGCTCTGCTACAGCCCCTCCAAGGATTTGCGCGAGGGATGTTGATTGCGCTGCGATGGAGCCTGCTGTCTGCAGCGCTAGGACGAACAACCTAATCCCGATGCCCAGAGCAAGACCTGCTAGGATTTCGGTCAGGGTCAACCATACAATTGAATCAAGTTTCACCGATAAAGTGGTGGCCACAACGGCAGGAGCAACGACCATCGTAAATGCGAAGGCGATCCCAAGTTTGATACGTGCAGGCACCGATTGCTCACCAAATGCGGGAAGCAGACTCACCAATGCACTTACGCGCAAAAACACAGCAAAGCTCTGCCATAGCATCGCGTTTGTCATCGTTAAAAGCTCGGCCAATGCGCCGTTCATGCAGGCACAACACCGACCAGAGAGGGCCGTGCTTCAATTCCAATTTCCTCGAAAGATAATACTGGCGAGGTGATCCCCTTTGCGCGCATCACGGTCTGCACAAATCGCCGGCGCCGTGTGTTGGTGACGATTGCAGGAAATATTCCATTTTTGTTAGCGTCGTTTAATTTTTGAGAGACACCGTCAGCGAGTAAGTTGAATAGATCGGGCGGTAAGGCAATATCTAGTCCCCGTTCGGCGTCTACCTGATAGGCACTGAACGTATCTTCCCACTCTGGTGCAAGTTGTACGAGGGGAAGGGTCCCGTCATCACGGCGTATCTCTGCTACTAGCTGAAAGCCCAGCCTCTGACGGACCAGTTCACAAATGGCTTCGGGCTGTGCATTGTGGCCACGCGCTTCGGCAGTTGCTTCGAGGATCAACGGTAGATTACGGATTGAAACTTGCTCGGCCACAAGTAGGCGGAGTACAGAATGCAAAATATCAATCGGCACTTTTTCCGGGATTAGCTCATCGAGGAGCTTACGATTTGCATCGGCACGCGTAGGCGAGGAAATATTCACCATTTCATCCAGAAGTCGGCGCAGTGATTTAAGCGTCAACAAGCGCGGAAAGTTACGCTTAACAACCTCGAGCAAATGTGTCGCGAGCACCTCGGCAGGAGTGACAATTGTGATACCCGCGATTGCAGCCATTTCTTGTTCACTATCGTTGATCCACCGGGCAGGGGCACCGTAGACCGGCTCAACGGTATCAATTCCCGCGGGGAGACTGTCGGCGTTTTCTGGGGCAAGAGCCAAAACTTGATTTGGATTCAGCACAGCGCGAGCTTGTTCAACGCCTTGGATGCGAAGCAGATAAGTTCCTAGAGGTAAGCCGGGATTATCAGTTAGTCGGATTTCTGGTAAAATAATTCCAAAGACAGATGCGACATGGGTCCTCATGTTTATAATCCGCGCATCAAGACCGGTCCCGGGATCAAGCACCATGCTTACAAGATCTGGTGCGAATTCAACATGAATGTCGTCAAGCTCCAGCACATCACCTAGTGGTTTGTGGTGCTGCTTTGGCGCTACCTCAGTTTTAGTCGTTTCGACCGTAGCTGTTTTGGCCTTTTTGTACATTCGAAATGATAAATATCCCAAACTAATAGCACCGGCCATGAAAGGAAGAAACGGCATGCCGGGAACCAAAGCAAAAAGCGTCATGAGACAAGCGACAGTCGCTAGTGCGGCGGGGTGTTTGCTGAGTTGGGAAAACATTGCAAGATCGGTAGATCCGTGCGCCCCCCCGCGTGCGAGCAGCAGTGCTGATGCGATCGAAATTATAACAGCCGGGATTTGTGAAACGAGGCCATCACCTACAGTTAAAATCGCGTAGGTTTCAAAGGCTGCGCCTAATGGCATACCATGAATAAGCGTTCCCATGATCAAGCCTGCAACCAAGTTGAGAAGTGTGATCAACAACCCTGCGATGGCATCCCCTTTGACAAATTTCGAAGCCCCGTCTAGCGAGCCGAAAAATGTTGTTTCCTGTTGCTCGCGCGCGCGTCTCTCCTTTGCTTCGGCATGGGTGATTGCACCTGCAGACATATCACTGTCG encodes the following:
- a CDS encoding ABC transporter ATP-binding protein, with the protein product MDKADETIIRVRGLVTRFGTHTVHNGLDLDVRRGEIIGVVGGSGTGKSVLLRAIVGLLEPNEGQIEVFGETVRTNSDAQYRALRRRWGVMFQDGALFSSLTVRQNVEAPMREQLTLPDDLRETLAGIKVRMVGLPENAMSKYPSELSGGMRKRAGFARAIAMDPEIVFLDEPTAGLDPIGAAAFDILIKQLQASLGLTVFLVTHDLDSLHAICDRIAVLADQKVLAVGTMEEMLQVDHPWVHEYFNGPRARAALSTAQKEGAP
- a CDS encoding MCE family protein, with amino-acid sequence METRANYILIGVFTLAAILGTLGFFIWLASVQVNKQYQTYGILFDDVSGLDASGDVLFNGISVGKVIDLRISEQDPSKVFTQIEIEADVPIRSDTVAQLQSQGVTGVSYISLSGGTPTAAPLVANAQGLLTIPSRRSTVQTLVEDAPDLLIEATKLLQQFQALTGPENQAHVANILRNIDTSSGKLDQALGDFSDITGTVREATAQITVFTQRLDRIGASVVTTLDQADTALAAARKTFENADTLLIGSAGAVSSAEEAFDQTRTLLTVQVTDILDKISQAATRTNSAIVDLQTRSGATLDGFSQTADLLNARLSELEISLQEANTAFLAVTEASESFDTLVEGDGALLISEARVVIEDAKAAIATINTAIENDVPAIMADIRTGVTTANKAVDDVATNLVGLTERFEPIAEKTQQAITSANGFFIKAQTSLTALDTTLGIADSALGSAQTSFDAATVVLDTDLGPMMTDLRVASADISKAVTDVTADIPQITSDLRALIARSDTVARQIQAAVSKSTPGIDAFANRGLPEITQLTTEARALIKTLGDVARRIERDPARFLLDGRVPDYRR
- a CDS encoding ABC-type transport auxiliary lipoprotein family protein; amino-acid sequence: MTNTLMRRTVLVGMMAGLGGCATLTSLNDAAKPLDTYDLRPASGSKQGRSTQRTLLVAVPQASAALTSDRIMIKPDPASITYLPDVRWSDELPAVVQLLIIRSVADTGRVGYVGRSGAGPVPDTALLVRIDTFEVIARGEDIFEVAVDLDLTLINDREQSVVATRRFSGSKQSASDQPAVIVAQFQSLLNELLPEMSDWAIQRL
- a CDS encoding AbrB family transcriptional regulator; amino-acid sequence: MRTYFLRSLQLSLILTLGLFGALIAQALGVPIPFLIGSLFTSAAVSLTYYARTQNRLWFPLLLRKAFIAVIGIKIGSTFTSDVLAEAPSLLITLTAMVVFIALAQAINYAVFRHIGRYDKVTALYSAMPGGLIEAVSLGEKAGGDVEMLSVQHFVRVILVIIAVPALFLIFTGQSVGSADGQIMQTVRSDWKDWAIIAILVPIGIFLGQQLRLPAAHLVGPLLLTAALQGTGAIDLHGPAELLNIAQLIVGAGLGTMFARSTMRRLAAAMGLGMISVAITLGLSAVFAAVLARWVAMPFGVLLISFAPGGVTEMSLVALSLGVSPVLVTAHHLFRIVFTVTVAGALSRQKH
- a CDS encoding transposase, coding for MIQDRDIVLSGVGEMDEVYVEAAPFQKHGGGPTSIKTGRGPHRPLGLAMVERGGSTILSRIRSHSTEAVKSASSGYIKDYAVISAYSLAAHRKVADGDHHLTVRGSVKRLTPKI
- a CDS encoding transposase, with translation MGLGLDAHTNTAEGIHSEIRRAVIRVWHRISQKHLDRYLDEIS
- a CDS encoding zinc ribbon domain-containing protein, which produces MARDKLNDLKEHFDITFDEVRSVYSSKTCSDCGFFAKAIHSSQSKFSCRSCGHEINADVNVARNLKSGFSALDRSACITKAESLRLTVQRRLERVTTGDPVIFAKVLGSSYYRTAAAALDVLMARNSQPPHLVADVSAG